A genomic segment from Paucidesulfovibrio longus DSM 6739 encodes:
- a CDS encoding nucleoside deaminase → MARPDPTPPDQSVLPLTYGEMMRLALHQARLAGASQEAPVGAILLDPSSGEILASAHNAPISDHDPTAHAEILCLRRAAERIGNYRLPGTILAVTLEPCLMCVGAMIHARVAGVVVGTADPRTGALFTQLNGAALSWTNHKMWVVRDVLASNCADLLRTFFRSRR, encoded by the coding sequence GTGGCCCGACCCGACCCGACTCCGCCGGATCAATCCGTTCTGCCGTTGACCTACGGAGAAATGATGCGGCTGGCGCTGCATCAGGCGCGTCTCGCCGGAGCTTCGCAGGAGGCTCCGGTGGGCGCGATCCTGCTTGACCCTTCCAGCGGGGAGATTCTCGCCTCCGCCCACAACGCTCCGATTTCCGATCACGACCCCACGGCTCATGCCGAAATTCTTTGTCTGCGCCGCGCTGCCGAGCGTATCGGGAATTACCGTCTTCCCGGAACGATTCTGGCCGTTACGCTGGAGCCCTGCCTGATGTGCGTGGGGGCCATGATCCACGCTCGCGTTGCCGGCGTTGTCGTGGGAACCGCTGATCCGCGCACAGGCGCGCTTTTCACCCAACTGAACGGAGCCGCGCTTTCCTGGACCAACCACAAGATGTGGGTCGTTCGAGACGTCCTCGCTTCGAACTGCGCTGATTTGTTGCGTACATTCTTTCGTTCCCGCCGCTGA
- a CDS encoding NifB/NifX family molybdenum-iron cluster-binding protein, with translation MKIAVPTRDGIVDEHFGHCDHYTIYEVVDGKLGAGARLESPQGCGCKSNIASVLKEMGVHTMLAGNIGQGAVNVLSQSGINVVRGCNGKVEEVAEAFLAGKIKDQPIICDHHECSH, from the coding sequence ATGAAAATCGCGGTTCCCACTCGTGACGGCATTGTGGACGAGCATTTCGGTCATTGCGACCACTACACGATATATGAAGTCGTTGACGGCAAGCTTGGTGCCGGAGCCCGGTTGGAATCGCCGCAAGGCTGCGGCTGCAAGTCCAACATCGCCAGCGTGCTCAAGGAAATGGGCGTCCACACCATGCTCGCCGGAAACATCGGCCAGGGCGCGGTGAACGTGCTTTCCCAGAGCGGCATCAACGTGGTGCGCGGCTGCAACGGCAAGGTCGAGGAAGTGGCCGAGGCGTTCCTGGCGGGCAAAATCAAGGATCAACCCATCATCTGCGACCATCACGAGTGCAGTCACTGA
- a CDS encoding phosphoribosylformylglycinamidine synthase subunit PurQ, whose translation MAPVNALVLTGYGTNCEQESAYAARQAGADSADIVFFSDLAAGKVRMADYNFLICPGGFLDGDDLGAAQAAALRWRHATTPDGRPILDQFKEFFESGAVILGICNGFQLLVKLGLLPAVDGKYFERQVSLSYNDSARFEDRWVHLKVNPNSPCVFTKGLDRLHIPIRHGEGKIIPKDEALLERLQSDNLIALQYADPESGEPTMEYPFNPNGSPLAIAGLTDPSGRVLGLMPHPEAYNHPTNHPAWTRGEGGTLGLALIEGGVRHLKRN comes from the coding sequence CGGCACCAATTGTGAACAGGAATCCGCCTACGCCGCCAGGCAGGCCGGAGCGGATTCTGCGGATATCGTGTTTTTCTCCGATCTCGCCGCGGGAAAAGTCCGCATGGCGGATTATAATTTCCTGATCTGTCCGGGCGGATTCCTGGACGGCGACGACCTTGGAGCGGCCCAGGCCGCGGCCTTGCGCTGGCGTCATGCGACCACTCCGGACGGACGGCCGATTCTAGACCAGTTCAAGGAGTTTTTCGAATCCGGCGCCGTCATTCTCGGTATTTGCAACGGTTTTCAATTGTTGGTCAAGCTCGGCCTGCTTCCGGCCGTTGACGGGAAATACTTCGAACGCCAGGTGTCCTTGTCCTACAATGACTCCGCACGGTTCGAGGACCGCTGGGTGCACCTCAAGGTCAACCCGAACAGTCCCTGCGTTTTCACCAAGGGGCTCGATCGGCTGCACATCCCCATCCGGCACGGCGAAGGAAAGATCATTCCCAAGGATGAAGCCCTGCTGGAACGACTCCAATCCGACAATCTCATTGCCTTGCAATATGCCGACCCGGAGTCGGGCGAGCCGACCATGGAATATCCCTTCAACCCCAACGGCTCCCCTCTGGCCATCGCCGGACTCACCGACCCGTCGGGCCGCGTGCTCGGCTTGATGCCCCATCCCGAAGCATACAACCATCCGACCAACCACCCCGCCTGGACCCGAGGCGAAGGCGGAACGCTCGGCCTGGCCCTGATCGAGGGCGGCGTTCGCCATCTCAAGAGGAACTAG